The region TCACTGTAGTTACACCTTGTGTCTCACCCCACCTTcggcaattcatttttaactaTTCATTGTTAACCTTCTCCCAATTCCAACAGACCAATGGTTGTAAACTGGCCATTCTCAGAAAGCACAATTTCAACTATAAGTAGGTGAACATATGTATACCCATCTCATCCTGATCACTGTATACTCCTCTGTACATTTCATAAATGAAgttacaaaataatttgatataataaaaaaaaaaagctgtgataCATCTTTGTCATTACTAAGTGTCTACGTtagtttatgtttttcttttatctgaCCATGTCTGTAGTGTTGACAGTCCAATGAATGGCATGCAATACGTGGTACTTGGTTGGTTCAGAGTTTGCCGCGGAGGACGGGTTACTTCTTGCCAGCGAGAGCTGCCAAGGTGGCGTCCACTTCCTCCTCGGGTTTGAGCGGGTGCCACTGGGCGATGGGGCGACGGGGGTTGGCCAGCATGTCGGACCAGTGCCGAAGCTCCGTGCCCGTCGCTTTGCTGCCCACGAAGATCTTGCCGATGGCGTCGTTCTTCCCGATTTTGTCGTAGTCCAGCACGGTGACCACCGCTTGGATTTTCTGCAGGCACGCCCAACAAAGACGACCGCTGTGGGTTATGCTCTATCAACGCGGTGGATTTATGCTATATGTGGGTTATGCTATATGAACGTTGTGGGTTATGATATGATATACCCTGTGGGTTATGCTATATGAACATTGTGGGTTATGCTCTATGAGGGTTATGCTATATgaattttgtgtatttatgctATATGAACGATGTGGGTTATGATATGATATACCCTGTGGGTTATGCTATATGAACATTGTGGGTTATGCTCTATGAGGGTTATGCTATATTAACATTGTGGGTTATGCTCTATGAGGGTTATGCTATATGGATTTTGTGGGTTATGCTCTATGAGGGTTATGCTATATGAACGTTGTGGGTTATGATATGATATACTCTGTGGGTTATGCTCTATAAACGCTGTGGGTTATGCTATATGAATTTTGGTGGTTATTATATGATATACCCCGTGGGTTATGCTATATTAACATTGTGGGTTATGCTATATGAACGCTGTGGGTTATGATATGATATACCCTGTGGGTTATGCTATATTAACATTGTGGGTTATGCTATATGAACGCTGTGGGTTATGATATGATATACTCTGTGGGCTATGCTATATGAACGCTGTGGGTTATGCTATATGAACGCTGTGGGTTATGCTATGATATACCCTGTGGGTTATGATATGATATGCCCTGTGGGTTATGCTATATGAACATTGTGGGTTATGATATGATATACCCTGTGGGTTGTGCTCTATGAAATCTGGGAAATGCTAGGATGATGCAGGGAACTAATGTTTTCGTGGGAGATTCATGGCACCATTTACCAAAGCTGCAGCATGAATTAATGATAAAGCCACGGGGAAATCATTTATCATTCATACCTAATCGTAAACTATGACCCTGATGACAAAAGGCTTTGGCAAAACTTTATCATGGGGTATTTAAGTGGTTTTATAGCAGATTAGCGAAActtcacacacagtcacccacAGTGTGAGTTGGCGCATATTTGTATATTGCATATTTCATCCTCATGCATTATTTTAGTCTCAGTTGTAAATCGCAGAGCACTTTTCACCTCgttaaaaatgtatctgaatCAATGTATATTCTTTACCCGGGTACGTACGCCACCCTGGATAAGACCATCtaaatacaaacatttacaaGCGTGTATTTTGCTTATATTTAAGCAAAACATGAACGCTCCGCCTTCCAGCGTACAGTACGCACCTGCATCTGCTCCAGGGGGATCTCGAAGCTGAAGGACTCGTTGTAGTAGGGGTTCAGCGTGTTCTTCTTCACCGtggtcttcttcttcttcagccgCTTGCCGTTCTGGAGCAGGTGGATCTTCACGTAGGGATCTGCACGCGCACcaggcagaacagagagagagagagccagcggCGCTAGTTCCCTTTTTCTATTCGCTCCCATTAGCTACTCGTGtcacaggggcgacatagctcaggcggtaagagcggttgtccggcagtcggagggttgccggttcgatccccgccctgggcgtgtcgaagtgtccctgagcaagacacctaacccctaactgctctggtgagtgagaggcatcaattgtaaagcgctttggataaaagcgctatataaatgcagtccctTTACCATTTACAGAAAGAACACTTCTGTTTCCTCGGTTACTCACATTCCGCCCCTCATTACCGGGACTCTAATTGTGTGATTAATTAAAAGCAAACACTCCGTGTGACCTTCAATCGCACACTTCGTTGGCCCCACCGTATAATTACGAAAGGAGAAAGCGCTCAAATTCTTAAAAATATGAAGCAAGCATCGATACGAAGCTCTCTCTCGGAGCACAAGTTCAGAAGACATCCCTGCAAATATTTGAGAACATACCATATTGGCTGCACCTGATAATCACAGGGTTCAGCTGAAAAATATGGTGTTCACATTTTGATCAATACAATAgattttacaataaatcaaaccATAGTTTAAGAGGCCTGAAACTCCAATGTCCCTTGGTAAAACTCCCACTGATGTCACCCGAGATTTATTGCACAAATCTTGATGCAGACATCATCAAAACAAAACTAGAAGCATCTTCCTTTGAACCCCAAGATGGACCCTGCATGCTCACTGAGAGAtactttttaatgtttgatAAGTAGATGTTTTTAGAATTAATATTATGACCTCAACGGTCATTTAACAATGCAATTGTTAGTCATCTGTAAAAAAAGTCTAAGGTAAGTGGAGGCTTATTCTAGTACCCATTCCCAAATCAAAAGTTCCAACAGTCAAGTAACATTGATCATTGTTTACTTTAGCCATTGGGCGTATTAATATAGACTTTGGTTTAGTACTCTAGATTCTGCTGAAATGATCAGTAGTGAGTAGCTGCATACTTCTAGGTTCTGCTGAAATAGCAGAGCAGTGAGTAGCATCAGACTCAAGGTTCTGCTGAAATGACAGAGCAGTGAGTAGCATCATACTCTAGGTTCTGCTGAAATGATCAGCAGTGAGTAGCATCATACTCTAGATTCTGCTGAAATGATCAGCAGTGAGTAGCATCATACACTAGATTCTGCTGAAATGACAGAGCAGTGAGTAGCATCATACTCTAGATTCTGCTGAAATGATAGAGCAGTGAGTAGCATCATACTCTAGATTCTGCTGAAATGATGGAGCAGTAGAAGGTAGCATCAGACTCAAGGTTCTGCTGAAATGATAGAGCAGTTGTGGGTAGCATCATACTCTAGGTTCTGCTGAAATGATAGAGGAGGTGTGGGTAGCTTACTGTACCTGACAATCCGCCCACGTCCATCTTTTTCAGGTTCTTGGCCTCCAGGATGCAGATGGTGAGTTTGCCGGCCGTGGGGACGTAGCGGAGGGAGATGCAGATGTCTCCCAGCTTCTCCGGCTGCGGAGGTAGAGGTCGAACGgtgaaagaaggaaggaagagTACGTAGcgcttctctctttctctctcgcgcgcgcgtTTCATCTCGCGCCCGAGCGCACTCGCTTGCTCCGCGTACACAAACCGCCGTTAATTAAGTTATTCCAGacatgtttaaaattaaaataaaaaaataagttttgcaTCAACCCTGCATAAATATTCAATTGTAAAGGGAGTCCTTGTGtattcatgtacacacacggAGGAATCTCATTAGACAAAAAACTGTTCAaaactgttcaaataaaaaCGCCTTCCTCTGAACCTCAGTTAAAAACCATTGAAATGCAGATGGTTCTAATTGACCAGTTAACACTAATCTTGTCATTAAATGCAGTTTGAATGCCTTAAGGGGTAATAAAGAGGggcagaaaataaatctgtcaatAATGAGAAGAcaagtttaattaaattatgaGTTTCATTACAGGACAGACAGTGAATGTCTGAAAGCGCTTCTATTAATCATTTATAACTTATCCCATCTCCCAGAAGAGTTATAGTTCAAGCCCTGCTAAAATACGGTGTGTAATAAAATCTCGTCAACAACAGCTAATTGTTTTGATCAAATCCACGATAATAACTTCATAAAACAAATTCAGTGCGTACGGGAAAGAATGGGCTCGACACTATACAGCTTTAACAGGTAGAGATATGAAATGAGatgatttaaccctttaaggtgtaagatcacaaacatgtgattagaatgtctcTTACccgaacattctaattctgatgtcacagtcactaaagcaatgttctagaacactgacttagaattttttttttgggggggggggggggggcattcccAAAAAACCttattcttcaaagggttaaagaatAAAAGCTAGTGCTGTATGTATTGTCATCAAGTAATGCCATGTTTTCATTGCATACCTCCTCTTTTTCCACACTCTCCAGATCCCTCCATTCCTCAATGGGCTGGCCCAAGTCCACAGTGTTCATGGGAATTTTCACCTCGCCGATGATGTCGTGCTTGGAAAAGCGGTCGAAATCGTAGACGGACATCACCAGGGTTTTCCCGCCGAGTTCTTGATATGGAATCTGAGAGAAGAGCAagggggggggcgaagggggaGCTAAAATAAGAAGAGagctttctgtttcttttatgaaaaaacaaacaaaaagaaaacaaatcaagaCTTACATCCCCACACCCACATTTAAGGGAATCAGACAGAATCGTGTCCAGACAAGATTGATATAATCAATTATTCTTTAGGGTGCTAATGCACCCTGAAGCTACAGTGTGCAGTATTGAACGATGTCTCACAAGTGTAATTGGAAAATATTGGACTCATTCATCACGGGcagcaagaaataaaaagaaagaccAGAACATTCAACTCATTAATGATTTTCTGTGAGAGTGCccgtttgcttttttcttttctttgtgtgcTTCGGTCTATTCATACTGTACTCTCTCACTCTAGGCATTTACCAGACTGCACATGCTTTACATACCATTTATTAATAATGTTGGACATCTACTGAAGCAAATCAAGGTTAAGTACATCATTCAAAGGCACTGTATAATGCGCCAactaggaatcaaacctgcagccgtGGAGTTAGAAGATCAGTGCTCTAACCATTACACCCCGCTGCTGCTACACCCAAGGGTTGATATTAGCAAGCAGACTGCCGCCCGGGCTAGCAATTAGCCTAACTTCTTTCAAGcccacctcttttccctagcctccccttgatgtttgtcttccccctctcacaccccctctttttgtttctctctgaattgtatgtttcattgtatgtatgtatgtatgtaccatttattgtaaagtgtctttgagaccatgaaaagcgctatataaaataaatgtattattattattattattattattattattattataactgagcatgctcagctgCCTGGGCTGCTGCTGGGTTAACAGCTTTAGTTTTGTTAGCTTTCCAATTTGTGCCCTGCGCGTGTGCGCACCTACAGCATCAGTGGAGAACGGCATCATATTTCAACTTGCGTTCATCTTACAAATGGTCTCAGTTGCTCAGGTGAGAAACCCTCTCAGACGCTCAGCTACGTCACCTTGAAGATGAAGGTTTCGTTGAACGTTGGATTCAGCGTCTTCTTGTGAACCTTGGTGTCaaacttcttcttcttgtcGGGCAGGATGAACACCTTGACGTACGGGTCAGAGGTACCGCCCGTGTCCATGGAGATGAGGTCTGCGGCCTGCAGGATGCCCACCGTCAACTGTAGAGCGAGGAGAGGGCAAAGctcaggtcaaaggtcattggTCCGGAATTTAAAATGAACGTTTCAAAGTTCTAGAGTCTAGAGTGCATTTCAATTCAGttgaaaaactttatttatcccCAGGAGGCAATCGAAAAGAAGGCATAGtacagtaaaaaacaaaaaaacacaagacaatATACACACAAGGACCTATACTGTGACCGTATCACGGTACAGCACAGCCTCTCATGCCGTATTGCTTAAGCAGTTACCGTAATGTTTCTGCATTGCACTGCATGGTTTTCATGAATGGAGAGGCCAGTCTGAGGAAGACCACTTCAGACCGTTAGCTTTCATTTTAAGCCGGGATAATCATTCTATAGCCCTCTGTTGCCATAGTAATTATCGGCAAGAGACCTCCGTGAACAAAATACAGctcagggccctgtttcacaaagcaggattactgagttagctggataactggaGTAAAACCCgcaaccctcccaaatctgtaACACGGACTGAAGTGCAAAGAGCTGTCCCGGGTTTTATCCGGCCgcctcagtaatcctgcttcgtgaaacgCCTCCCCCAGGTCATGTGCCTCACGGCCTCTGCCAGACTCACCTTGCCTTCCTGGAAGTCGTAATCCAGAGAGAACTGCAGCTTCCCCAGCTTCtccgcctccttctcctcttcctcctccttctcctcctccgtctgTCCCGTCTCTGCGTCGTCGTCATCGTCGTCGTCCTGTAGTTTCTGCGGAGGCCcacgggcaaaaaaaaaaaagaggccgTCAGAggtcggcgggggggggggggggggtcaaaggtcgcgcCGCACTGTGACCTCATCGCAGCATGCCATTGAAAGGAAGCGCCGCGGCTAGCCGGGTTTTGGGCCGCAGCACTTACCTGCGGATCGCACggccagcaaaaaaaagcacCCATTCGCGCTCGGACGGCAACGCAACCATTCGGAAAGAGCGACGACGTTCGCAAACGTGACTTGAGCTCACACTTTCCCGAGGTGACACATCTCAAGCGGCTCGCTCAGGCGCTCGAGTCGTACTGCTCGTGCTCAGGGTGACGCTGACCTGACACCCAACCGCCACCGCCAAGCGGCGGCTTCTTTTTTTCGAGGGCTCCGTTTTAGGGAGACGAGCCCGTTAGCATCGAATCGTGTGGCAGCCGTTTGTACAGGTCAGCAGAAAAAGAGGCATGGAGAGCAATTTGCATGCTGGTCAGgtagggagagaaaaaaaaaaaaacagccaaatatATTAGTTCTGCTGACGCAGATGCAGCGAACGTCGTTAAGAATGCATATCAGATTctcctggtcatgtgactggcaTTCATTCTCAGGTAATGATGTGCCACGTACATTTACATATGCCAAAATGCAGATTCAAACCAATTTTCTTGATTTATGGTAGGAATATGTGCAATTATTCAGTTCtgataagaaataaataaaggaatataTCTTCCTCTCTGTTCGGACCCACTGTTATGTAAATTGCAGACTATTCAATTTGAGACTAATTGCTAATGCATCATTTCTTTCTGAGCAGTTTTGCTACATTCAATGGGCCTTCAGCGAATTGGAATCCGGCGACTCAATAGTGGTTGACTTATAACGGGGCATTTCGCGAGCACCCAGCTTGTGCCCTGAAAGAATCCCGTAGAGTGAAACATTCTAGAACTGCCATTGTCATGGTGACGCGAGGACCCGTTCAGGCGTTTGACCTGAGATTTAGGCgcaaataaaaatccaaagaAGACAGCTGGCAAGGTCGCACTGAAACTCGGCAGTGCCTATCTGCGAGAATCATCCCGGATGTCTAAACCATCCTTTCCGGTTCAAACGTTAAGTAGACTGTGGAGTCCTCCACCAACACAGAttgagtgtgtttttaaaccAGCGTGCGCGTAGCAGTCGAGCGAGATAAGGGCGTTTGTCAACGGCCTCCATGGGTTCTTTCAGGCAATCTCAGAAGGAGCTCGGCGCGGCGCGGTGGCTGAGTCCGTAATGTGTGATGATTCGACGGCGTTTCGCATGCATCAAACATCCAAGCGTCATATTCACACTCCGTCATGCTTGGACTGTGATTTATGTTATTCCCCAAGGAAGTTAAAAAAGGACTCCAGCTTTCCGTatttgttcaaataaaacatgaaagggCGCAGGACATTAGTCCTGGACACCAAAATAAAGGTAGAAGGGAAAAACcggttaattaaaaaaaaaaaaaaaccctggataCCATCTATTTGTGCTGTGTTATACCCTAAAGGTACTTAGAAACAAATGGTTTTGAAAGTCTTTGCACTTTAACTGGATTTAGGAGGGCTGTCGCTACAATTTTACCCCTTATGTATCACCTTGGAAAGTCATTTTCAAGTCAAGTCTCAATCATTCCTCTATAGCTACTTAAAGGGCACATATGGTTGCTTgtattcaaaaaacaaaattaagtaTTTAGCCAATTATGATTAATCTTCAGCATTATAATTGTGATAAAGTAGATTGTTCTCTACTACAATTGGATATAGACAAAaacagatctttaaaaaaatatttatgtgttactgttaagcactttttttttttttaactatcgAGTCAACAAATAACCAAGCTTGCCCCTTAAGTCATGCATTCTGATGGTGgttaattgtgcattgctgGTTGCTCTCAATCATCCAAAACTCCAACCTTGGGGTGAGAGTTTCAGCTGCGTACTCAAatcctcaaaaaaaagaaagaaagaaagaaagaaggaaggaaagagggaaagaaagaatgaaaaaaaagaaaaaaaaacttgaataaacTTCCCCAGGACAAAACAATCTTTGCGCCCAATCATAAAGTAGCGACATCTCTTGCTCGCGTTCATGAAACCGCAGGGTCTGAGTTTGCAAGAACATGGCAAGTACAACtctctgtcccaccccccccccccccccccgcaaatcccccacacacacccaccgccCCACTGCCTGCACTTACACCACCCCGCCAGAGAGTGGCGCTGTGAGCTGTCCACCTACCGTAGAGCAGAGATCCATGAGAGTCAAGAGAGACGGCGCACACACAAGACAAAGAGTaggaggagagcagagaaagagggagaggttGAACTCATGGACACCAGTGAAGAAGACACAAGAGAGGTAGTCAACACCACAACACCACAGAGCTGAATAATAACACACTGCTGAATgattaagtaaaataaagttgtttttttcaagTGAGACTTCAGGTTTTATTCTGATGTAATTCAGGTTACCCAGGTGTGCTGGTGTTATGGACCAGGGTAACCACAGTGGGAGAGTTTGGggtgcattttgaaatgatggattttattcattttgtgctTATTGCTATTTTAATTTACCAGAGAAATTCTCAAAGAATTGCGCCATTCAGACTTTGGGAAAAGCATGCGCTCTCGCTTGTGTGTCTGAAAGGACGTACAGATGCCACAGTTTAAAGTGTGAATTCATTAGCTGTTGATGTTCTGCAGGGGGGGGTTCTATTAATGACACCAGCTAGAAAACACACTTGACTGTGGGCACATCTCATATTTAAAACTAATTTCTCTCACGCCTTCTTTTTACGCCCCCATCCCCGTCCCCCCCAGGTCcaatggaataaaaatgatCCATTATCCATCATCATACCCCACTCACCAAAGCAATCAGACTttaattggtaaaaaaaaacttcctcgAAAACAGTCCATTACCCCCAAACCCATTACATTTCCCTCTGAAACAGAGTGTGTGATTTTTCAATCGGGTTCCaaaagcacaggaaaacacacagtgGCTCACATTTATAACAGAAAGGCACTTTCCGAGCAGATACAGTTGGAAGAGGAGAGTGGGCAACATTCCTAGTTTATTGTCTGTCTGCTGGTCCACAGACTGTGTGAAGCTGGTTAGATAACgctttaaatgtttaatcacTGAAGGGCTTCTGATTTCAAGAAGACAAGATTTTGTGTGCCAGTCACTATTTTATGGCCA is a window of Anguilla anguilla isolate fAngAng1 chromosome 13, fAngAng1.pri, whole genome shotgun sequence DNA encoding:
- the LOC118211384 gene encoding synaptotagmin-2-like isoform X1, with protein sequence MKWNLFKKKPEAMVGPEPTGTGAVTVPPTVAVSTVADNSTQGSGGKNDVFEEIKSKFLNEIDKIPLPSWALIAIAVVAALLILTCCFCIIKKCFCKKKKNKKGKKDKGGFNMKNMKGDEKLQDDDDDDDAETGQTEEEKEEEEEKEAEKLGKLQFSLDYDFQEGKLTVGILQAADLISMDTGGTSDPYVKVFILPDKKKKFDTKVHKKTLNPTFNETFIFKIPYQELGGKTLVMSVYDFDRFSKHDIIGEVKIPMNTVDLGQPIEEWRDLESVEKEEPEKLGDICISLRYVPTAGKLTICILEAKNLKKMDVGGLSDPYVKIHLLQNGKRLKKKKTTVKKNTLNPYYNESFSFEIPLEQMQKIQAVVTVLDYDKIGKNDAIGKIFVGSKATGTELRHWSDMLANPRRPIAQWHPLKPEEEVDATLAALAGKK
- the LOC118211384 gene encoding synaptotagmin-2-like isoform X2, whose product is MKWNLFKKKPEAMVGPEPTGTGAVTVPPTVAVSTVADNSTQGSGGKNDVFEEIKSKFLNEIDKIPLPSWALIAIAVVAALLILTCCFCIIKKCFCKKKKNKKGKKDKGGFNMKNMKGDEDDDDDDDAETGQTEEEKEEEEEKEAEKLGKLQFSLDYDFQEGKLTVGILQAADLISMDTGGTSDPYVKVFILPDKKKKFDTKVHKKTLNPTFNETFIFKIPYQELGGKTLVMSVYDFDRFSKHDIIGEVKIPMNTVDLGQPIEEWRDLESVEKEEPEKLGDICISLRYVPTAGKLTICILEAKNLKKMDVGGLSDPYVKIHLLQNGKRLKKKKTTVKKNTLNPYYNESFSFEIPLEQMQKIQAVVTVLDYDKIGKNDAIGKIFVGSKATGTELRHWSDMLANPRRPIAQWHPLKPEEEVDATLAALAGKK